The genomic stretch TCCAGATCCCTTCTTGCCGTAATTTCTGAGACCGTGCATAAACGCGCTGTTTCCTTTATGCTAATGGATTCATATTTGTCAAGGTGTTTCAGAATCATCTTCTTACGAACTTCAGGTTGTATGGAGTTTTTTCGAGCCATAAACAAGGTATTTGTCAAATAGAAGAAAACCAGTATAAAACAGTTATCGCACCTGTTTCTGTGCCAAAATAATATATTTTTATGAATTCAGTAATAAATGCTTCTGGAAAAATTGATCAAATCGGATAATTTGTTGCATAAAAAATCAATAAAAAGTCATATTCCATAAAGAAATATGCATTAAATGGCTGCAAATGCCATTTTTTCTTTTTTTGAAAGCCTGATAGCATTACCTTCAGAAGAGATTGGATTATCCTGCTATACCGAATCTTTGGTTTTTGGTATTAACCAATGGTACTATGGCTACTTTCACTGCGTCTGGATTGGAGGGAGAACTATGCGTAATATTTATGTAACCAAAACATTCATTACTTTTGATGCAAAAATTGAATCCAATCCTGGGGGATAATTGGGTACATGCTTAGTAGTATAAAGTTGAATTTTGTATTGGCCCGAAAATGGGCTATTTTAGGATGAAATCCGGAAAGCTCTTTTATTGCTTTGTAACCAATGGTTTGACTGATCTGCTTTTTCCGGAATTGATGGCTTTGCCACAGAATGGGTAACGTGGCTTTCTTATATTTCTGGAATGCTTAATTGTTTGTGATAATGTACAAAGATTTGACACGAATTGTTGATGAAATTCAGCCAGTTATCATGAAAGCGGCTGATTTTTATACGAGCTGTTAAAAAGCTTAGCTACAACAAATTTACTCCGAAAATAATTATCTGAAAAAGGTCTCCGTGTTTTTCAACTTCGTTGAAAATGAAAGCCAATCACAACGAATAAGCCTTTAACTTTTTTTGGTCAAGGTTTCAATCTTATTACAGTTCATACAACGGTGTTCAGAGTGAAACTGAACGACTTCAATTTTAGCAACAAAGGTCAAATTTGTAGTTTGCTTGGTGTTTTGTGCTTCGCTGTTGAAAGCGGTGAAAAGTAATATCATCAGTGTTACAAATCAGAAAAAATGTTTTTTGATGTGCTCATTATTTTGATTTAAATTTTTGTATTCGTGACAATGCGTATTCATTGTATTTGAATTTTAGATGTTTCCGTATTTATTGATGATTGCCATTTGTCCTGCGTGGTAAGCGGTGTGTGATACAATTCTGCCAAAGGCTTCTGCTTTGGTTTTTGTACCAAATTCTTTGGTAGTAATTAGAGTTTCCCAATCTGCATCTGTTTGTTTTTCAATTATTGATTTTAGTTTCTCGAATGATTCAGATACATAATTTTTCAAGGCTTCCAAATCTGTCCATTCGCCTGTATCTCGTTTTTCAATCACTGTTTTTGCAGATACTTTTATTGAACTGTCGCCAAACACATTTTTAGCAAACAGCAATTCTACATCCCCAATATGGCGAATGAGAAAGCCTACAGAATTGGGAGAATCAGCAAGTTTCTTTTGCAAATCGCTTTCGGTTAGATTTTCTAACTGATTGGTAAACCTAGTTCTGGATTCTATCCAAAGTTCAAGTAATATTTCTGTTTTTGTTTTCATAATAAGATGTTGAATAAAAAGCCTGAAAGAATAATGAAAAGGGTAACCACTCCGAAATAGATGGCAATCAATTTCATGGTCATTACTTTTTTTAGTAAAGTAGCTTCGGGGATAGATAAGCCAACCGTTGCCATCATAAAAGCGATGGCTGTACCAAGTGGTACACCTTTGGCAACAAATACTTGAATGACAGGAACAATTCCTGCTGCATTGGCATACATAGGCACTCCAAGAATGACGGCTAATGGAACTGTCCACCATTGCCCACCACCCAAATACGCTCCGAAGAAGTTTTCCGGAACATATCCGTGCATGGCTGCACCAATGGCAATACCAATGATAACATATAAAATAACACCTTTGACAATATCCCAAGCTCCACGAGTGATGTCTGGCAATCGCTGGCGAAAAGTCAATTTTTCTTCTTCGTATTCGTCTTGTTGCATTTTGTTTTCAAGGATTTTTTTCACCCAATCGGTTAGTAAAGGTTCTAAGTTGAATTTTCCTAAAAGCCATCCGCCAATCGTACCTAATAAAATGCCCGATATAGTGTAAATCAAAGTGGCTTTTATGCCAAACATTCCCAGAAACATAGCAACCGCCACTTCATTCACCAAGGGTGAAGTAATTAGAAAAGCAAAGGTTACACCTAAAGGAATTCCACCTTGTACAAAGCCAATGAACAAAGGAACAGAAGAGCAAGAGCAA from Thermoflavifilum aggregans encodes the following:
- a CDS encoding DinB family protein, which translates into the protein MKTKTEILLELWIESRTRFTNQLENLTESDLQKKLADSPNSVGFLIRHIGDVELLFAKNVFGDSSIKVSAKTVIEKRDTGEWTDLEALKNYVSESFEKLKSIIEKQTDADWETLITTKEFGTKTKAEAFGRIVSHTAYHAGQMAIINKYGNI
- a CDS encoding permease, whose translation is MFDWIQHFADWLIYSVFGIGAETHLGTALNFFVYDTLKILFLLFLIVFLMGIVNAYFPIERLKNYLNRKKLYGLEYLFASTFGAITPFCSCSSVPLFIGFVQGGIPLGVTFAFLITSPLVNEVAVAMFLGMFGIKATLIYTISGILLGTIGGWLLGKFNLEPLLTDWVKKILENKMQQDEYEEEKLTFRQRLPDITRGAWDIVKGVILYVIIGIAIGAAMHGYVPENFFGAYLGGGQWWTVPLAVILGVPMYANAAGIVPVIQVFVAKGVPLGTAIAFMMATVGLSIPEATLLKKVMTMKLIAIYFGVVTLFIILSGFLFNILL